Genomic window (Amaranthus tricolor cultivar Red isolate AtriRed21 chromosome 7, ASM2621246v1, whole genome shotgun sequence):
ATTCTTCCTGTCCTTATTTTGAAGAGGGTACGGGCATGATTTGCTAGTTCACTACCTAGAACCCTTGCTATATGAGGATCTACGGGGTACGATGGTAAGTTTTTGAGAATGCATTGACGCAGGATTGATCCTGAGATTTGTGAGGCCTGGGTTGTGAGACCCTAATTTCTAAATATACTATTATGACTCCCTAACTATTAACTACTAAAGTCACCGTCTATCTAGTAGTTTTGGATGGGACGGGGGCACAGGCCCCTCTTGCCCCCTTATAGTGCCCTGCATCAACGATTTAGCTCattaaattgtaaattaaattCTTGGCTTCACACTCATGCGTGATAGAGTGTAAAACATTTTGTCGGAATACAATAATTGAGTTGATTCGTTAACATATATCACCAGGTATATGCCGAAGTAGCCAGGATCAGGTAAGTCTTCTTTCTGGGCTGCCGTTGGATTTGCACGGTTTGATGCGAAAACAATCCAATCTCCTGTAGACGACCATTGACAATGTGTGTCTGTCCATTCACCATTTGTAAGACGAGTTATTTCTCCTCCCCCAAACTCACCTACTTCTGCATCTTCCATTATGTATAGATTTTTATTTCCTTCTCTTGTTGATCGAAATACTAGCTTTGTTCCTGTTGAAGAGTAAATGGTCTTAGATTTTACATACAGACTACTTGTTAGAGTATATTTCCTCCGTTTTTATATTAATAGCTACGCTTCACTTAAAAAGCTCTCAATAAAAGGCTAGGCTTAAGTGTAACTATTAATAAAACCAGAGATAGTATAACATATGCATCAACACTTCTAGTCAAAGACTCTCGTGTGAGgtggcgtgttagagtatataatatatcctagagtctcaataaataataagtggGTTTATTTCAGcgaaaaaaattagtttattattgataatttatccttATTAACGTTAATATTATACAATATTTTAGTTTTAGATAATGACCAAAAAAAATTCGAAAATCAGATCTTATGGACTTGCCTTGAAATTCGCCCCAGCTGATAATCCAATAGTtgaatgtattttaaattaattgaattgatgTTTAGTAGAATTTATTGAtatcaaatttattaaatttgcaAGAAAGAAATTACATACCTTGGGGATTTGTGGATGGAAAAGCATTATTGAAGCGTTTAGTGAGCTGTTTGCGTCGCTGGTTACCATGCGCAGCAATTGGGATGGCACATATATGAACTTGTTCATTTTTACTAAATGATGGTCCCTTGCTTATATACAACACATCTTTTTCTGGATTTTGATTCCAAACCGGCGCGAATACGCTGTTTGAGTCTTCCATCTACGTTATGTTGTcgtttttataatataaaacatatatacGTATGAGCTTTAATCATTAGTTTAATCTTTTGATTCGTTTTAAATcattagaaaattaaaaagaacCAACCTCATGAACCCTACGCAAACCTTCCTTGTCTGCGACCCACACGGCTTTGAACTCGTTATCGACAAATGCAAGTTTGGATCCATCTGGGGAAAAGGTTGGAAATACTCCTGACGCTCTGAATACTCCTATTTCTTCATCTGGAGATTTTATTTTTACGAATTGTGTCTCCACAACCGCATACTTCGTTGGAAAAAACGAACTTATTAGTTTTTAATACTTCTATGATTGAATGAAACTAAACTGAGCTGAAAGAGTCTAAGACTCTAAACTAGTGAACATGTagagaataaaacaaaaaataagttgagaaaAACAGGATCTAATTAGCTTGTAAGTTTATAAAGCGAAATAACACTTTCGTATTAACATCCTCATTTAGGGTTATTAAACGAagacttttttaattaatatttgattttagagctattcttatgagagactgtctctcgaTGAGATGACCTCAAACAATGAGcatatattctcataatatatattaaatagactATTTAACCATTATAAAAGCGTCTATCAGTGAGATCGTCTTCTACAACAATTTgtatatttgatatatttattttgtaatttgtaCATGTAATAGTAGATTGTATTGTTACCTCGTCAATATTGTCCGTGACCTTGCAACGGTGATAACCTATGTGCTTTAGTCCATTTTCATCCACTATTACAAATGGATTAAAATGGTCCGCTAAAGGTCGGACCGTTTGCGTAAGTTTTTGTTTGGCGTCCTTCGGCTCATTTGAATTTGCGGAAGCCTCAAAAACTTCAATATGTCGATATTGTGCTTCTTCTCGATTGTCGCCAAATTTCGACGGTTGACGAATAGTCGCAACAACCACCGTGTTTGCATCGATGGCAGCCGGTGTTATTGCATTAATATTTTCTGGTGTGATTCGAGTCTCAGATTTCGATCCCTCAGAAATGTTTACTTTAAAAACACCCCAACGTTTTGCCATTTTAACCTTTTCGATGTTGCGATGGAAAAATAAGGTGTCGTTGCTCCCCCATGTTGGCCAACCACCATCTCGAACAACCATTTTTCGCTCTGATGGATCGTCTAAGTTGATCACAATTATGTTAGTTTGGAGGTCTTCAATCTCCCCACACCAACCACCATCTTTGCCCTCAAAAGATGCAACGGCTAGTTTTGTTCCGTCAGGAGATACTGAAGGGTTCAAATCAGCTTGACCTACTCATTTGAAATATCTAATTTAGGTTATTTCTTTCATAATCGTATATAAGTTCAAaactatttattaaatttagattttatACAATTCAAATGTTAAGCAGACACAATATAAATTCCATCCAAGGTTATTCAATTCTATCCAAATTTAAATCAAATCTAAACTTAGACATGATACAATCAGACTCGACTCAAATTCAACCCAACTCAGACCTGTTTATAATTTGAACAACATATGTACACTAATTGTTCCAAACAAACCTAACTCAAATTGGAGCCGACACTTACATATCAACACAATTTTACCCGAAATAGATGCAATCCAAAGAGATATTGGACctaatttacctatttattatCAAGCCTATTTTCAAGCTCAATGATTGATCGAATAATTTCTTTATAATACTATTATATCCCTTTAAATTTGtcctatttaattattttataggaGAATTTCTCATTGAAAGATCAATTCAATAGAAAGCAATATGTTCGGTTAGCAGTCCACATTGGACAATTAGAATTGATTAGAAAAGAAACTTTAAAATACTAACAAAATAGATTGATAAATACTTCTTACAATtgcaatataattattattttttattttataaaagatagagtaagaaaagaagagtgctaaactaaaattaaattcataatttatttttgaaaataatacttattCTTCATCTAAAACAACACTcgattttcataatatcataatatgatATTTAtgcatatatatttttaaaggaatattttgataaatttgtgCGCGTTTTCATTGTTGATAGTCAACTTTTGATCGATCATTATCTATTTCAACGAACATGAGTGATAACGTATTTAATACATTACTTCTATATATAAAACTAATTATCAACATCATTGCatagataatattaaaattattttttgttaatgataatgccaaaatatttttatgattttcatatCAAGTTTAATACTTCTGTGTCTTATTTGGATAAAAATAACATGAGTTATAAATGATCGTAAATTAATTTACCAATCACTTATTCTATGTTTTTAAAATTGAGTTGTGCATATTGCAAAAATACGGTCAAAACGGATTTTACGGATGATTTCGCAGACATTCCGGTACATTTTGCGgtaaactcaaaaacctttacaatacaaTCACAATATAGTGATACGATCTTGTTTCTGCACTATAATATAGCTTTTAAGTCAATTTACCCAATTGATAtacatttatttgaatttaatatttatttcatatCCTATCAACTTaaaaccaaaataattaaataccttaGTATATATTTACAAGTGAACAAATAAGTTAACCAAAAAAGCTAACAAACAACAATCattatacataaaaaataaaaaaatatttttgatcaATATTTTTTCCTAAGACTTATAATAAGTCAAAATTCGCAAGTATTGTTGATTCGGATGATCAAGATTTCAAATTTACAGTTTTGGGTCGATTCAAAATTAAGTATTGTCTctctttttaacatataaatcCATTATGATATTGAGTTAAAGTCGAAATCTATTATAAGATCGGTAAATGTCAGACCTATTTTGAACAGCTAACAACAGTATTACCTGGTGGTGTAAGGCGTTCGGTTTCGCCGGTCGAAAGATGAGTTCGAAAAACAGCAGTCCAAGGCTGATGAGGCTGCCCAGGATCATCCTTAGTAGACACATAAACTATATAATCACCAGCAAAACATCCATTATCTTCAAGTCGTGCACCATCGAAAGTACCATAAACATCAGCGAAACTCAAAACTTTAACAGTCTTATCACTAAAATGAAGCCCAATATGTAGTGTTTCAAGACCTTGTGTTCGTTCAGACACGAACACAAGGCCTTTAGATAGACGACTGGACAATACATCGTCTATCGTTGCACCCGATTCGAGAACGAATTTCGGGTGCAACAACATTTTTTTGAGGGATGGAATAGGTATGATTTGACCATTGTAGTTGTAGAATTGTCCATCTGATAAACAAAGTTCGGTTTGAGGGTGTGTGGATGGATATGGTAGTGAGTATAAGTCGAGTGCTACGGGTGGTCGATAGGTTGCGAAGAAACAAATACTACCTCTTTTCTCCCCCATCAATACTTTGcctttttttgggttttttgttTGGGGTTTGGAGTGTGGTGAGCCTAATTGGTAGCATGTTTCATATAGGTGATGATGGTCAAAAGACTAATAAGGGgtcaacacaaattcttaaatgaaacgATTTTATGGTGAGAGAAATAATTTTACAGTGAGATTATCTTTATTGGGCTGACCCATGTATATTTAATGTGTCAAATGATTACTTacatttttaaagtgttcaattagaaaaataagttaattataggAGTTTATTTCATACGATATAGAAtatcatacaagacgagctgaagggtcaaattttttaattagatttttttaataaatttgagAATTAGATTTTACCCTCAGTTTATACACTAACTGCTTTTATTTTCCCAAGAGAAATGTGGATCTGCTTCTTGTTGGTCTACTCCCTAGTTTTCCCATCCCTTCAGGCTTCACTTTTCAGCCAACCTTGtatacaaaaaagttttttctattaaattagtattatttttattgtaataatGATTATCAaggtgattttattttatttatttaaattaattattgttgaattggatgcttttcttttgattttaggGAAAGGACAATCATCTAGAagcaagaaaataaaaaagagaattaatttttcttttggtagTGAAAATCAAATGGTTTTTATTAGGGATGGAGAGATGAAAGCCTTCAACCACTAATTTGTGcttaatcatatttttttttacacttaATTTTCTCTATattcaatttaaattaaataattgaaatttactTTTACTGAATACTGTTgatgagaaataaaaattaatactattgatgagaaataaaaattaagatattaTAAAGGTATTTCAGATTAACtaatctatttatttatattatttatttttttattttaaagtcatcTTCATTATGTTACATGGAGCCATGTGAAGCAATTACTCACATCGGCAATGTCGGAGAAACAACGTGAATGTCACGACTTTAATTTTAGTCAATAATGTTACAAGTCAACAAACTGAGTAATTATGCAAGGCATATACAAAGTAACAAAACCGattaaattcattaatttaTGTTAGATTTGGTACACAACATGAATTCATTAAAGTgatattaatgaacaataataaaGGATTATATGCTACTGGTATATCATCAccattaggggtgttcaaaatcaGATATCGAATTGATCCGAATTTGGATATCCGATTTTTCGGATAATGAAAATCACTATCCGTTTCTGGTCCGAAAAAATCGGATAGCCGGAATCCGGATATCTGGTTTAATCCAAATTGAATACCGGATATCCGGTTTtagactttttattttttttgtcttttttcaaACAATTTTACATTTCTTTCGACATAACTATTTAAGCTCACTTCGCTTTCTATCTTTAATCaagcttttttaaaaaaaaaattcaaaaataaagcttattttttaaacttagaATACAAATCATTTTGTCAATACGTTGACCCAGATCCGGATTCGGTATCCAGTTGAAAAACCAGATTCTCGGTTTGAATCATCTGTTTTCGAAAATCggataatttatcttatttctaTAACCAGATACCAAATATTCTAGATTGCATAACTCAAATCGGATATTTATACCCGTTCATATCTTGAGAAGAGTATGTAAGGactacaaagtttaatctaaaTTGTTTGTAAATATATGCGGAtcaatacatatatttatttgtttggaCTGGCTTACAATCTCAAATATCTAGTACAGTTTTTTCCTTATATATTCCATTGTGAAGCGTAAATATATGTGGACCAATTCATATTTTAAGGAGTACGTGAAGCGTAAAACATAACTATTAAACTATGTTCCTTAAAGATAATTTTGAGTTATTTacaatctatttttttttcaagagatttacaaattatatttaaaataatgtatatatatatatatatatatatatatatatatatatatatatatatatatatatatatatatatatatatatatatatatatatatatatatatatagttaaacttaaatataataataataataataataataataataataataataataataataataataataataagtagaaGAGATGCTTTGAAACTAGAAGATAgtgattttttagtttatttttcttattctgaTGGATAAATTTTTACtcttaataaattcaaaaaagatgataaactatataaaaatagtaaatgacttaaaaaaaattatatttgacacAAGTTTATAAATTATTTCACCAATATTCTAAAATTtactataaatattttataaatttttagttcttcagttttttttatttatttgtggGTAGGATATAGAATCCCTATTCTCTACAAGTATATACAGGGAGAGGCTAAAATTTATCCCACTGAAAGAGAAACCCTCAACCACTAGGGACATGAAGATTCCCTTCgttaattttattatactcATTAACTTTAAATTACTCGAGAATACaataaaattgacaaataaaatttatcttCAAGAGATTGTTGAATACAATAACATACAAGTATACAATCCAAAAACAAAACACATTACAactcatcttgtatgagacgggcCTATATAATTagcctaatttttttaaatgatcacGACCAGCCCAATAAATATTATCTCatcatgagaccgtctcatttaacaATTTGTAAACACATTATTATAGTACAAATAGTTTAAACATGAAAACTCAAATCAAATTCAATGTACACtcaaaaacaaacttaaacattCAAACATTTTAATTGTTGTTGCACAAGCTTACTACCTTAATCAACAACGACTTGAAGAAcccatgaacacctctaaaAAACTGGACAATCCCATCATCAATCTGCACATTTCCATAACCATGATCATCACCACCATAAACACCATCCCTCATTAAATCATTCTCAATCCTTTCCTTCAAATCATCAGCGAGAGTAGGAACAGGTTCTTCAGGATTTACTTCATATTTCTTAACTTGTTCCAAAAACTGATCCATTGATGCAGTTGCGAAGATTCTTAGCTCATTCACATCACCTCTCGTAGCAAATCTTTGCAACGAATGAGAAAGTTCGGCAGCAAATGCGAATGCTCGACCGAGTTTTTCGTAAATCTCTGGTGATTCCATCAATTTCAAGAATTGGTTTACTTCTGATTGTAATGATTTGATTTTTGGGTTTGATTGATCAAGTTCGTTGCGTTCGAGATTTGTTTTTGCTTCGTTTAGCGTAAGTTTGGCATCATCGAATCTCTTGTCATCTGCGAGTACTTGGGCTTGTTTCATTTTTTGTGCTGTGTGTTGACGGGCTTCTTCCGTTAGTACCTCTGGGTTCTCTTGTTCCGATGGTGTTCCGGTTCGGCTTACGGTGATAAACACCGGTGGCGCATCATATGGTTTCTCACCACCTGGTGGTCTGTTTGAAGATAATTTTATTAGAAAGTACGTTGGGTTGGCTCTGTACtatgttaaggaaccaactcaaccaaaagcttaagctgataatTTAGACTcgcaggatatgttatatactctaacaggcTTAAGGGAGGGGAGCGCTAAATGAGGGCGCATCTAGAATTCAACCTAAGTTTCTCTTAGAAAGAGTGATACATGGCCTAACTTAGACAAAACTCGATTCTTAAAGCATTACATTTTAGAATGTACTTTCAATTGTTGTTAAAGTGTATATATTATGGGGCTTCAATcatcaacttaattaattaaatttttagttgagtcGTAGGTTATATGAGATGGCATCAGAGCTCAAAAACTAActcaatcaaaattttaagttgACAGTTAAAGCATTAGGATACGTTATGTACTATGACATTTGTTAATAGTTAAGCATTTAATAGGTCgtgaattaagaaaaacaaGCTTATTTATTAGTCTTATAACCCAGCTTGATAATCACACACACCtataaaaacattcaattagATCGGTTTTGATTTGGTTGAGTTAAGTCTAACGGATCATagatttattattgttgttggatATTTCAATTACTCCCTTTGTCACCTTGAGAAAGCACCCAAAACTTggtaaaagttaatttttagtaagaaaacaaaacagaaaaaagcaaatgataaaaataagcgGTTTAGATGGAGAGAGTGAATAATGTTaagaataagattaaaaaaaaaagtaaaaccattgacaaaaaaagataaaagagcAAATTGAGTAGAAGAGACGTTTTCACGTAGGAACGAAGGGAGTTTAATTAActtgtttttatataattattttgctAATGTGTTGACCATtaaacttttcattaaaactgtCGACTTCATCCCTAAAAGTAATATAAGTTTGACTCGATCATTAGAACAACTGGCTTAAACAACTTACTTGTAGGAGTATGTGAACTCAAGAACATCAGTTCCCTTAGGCTTATTGACCTCATCAAGAACAAGATCCACCAAAATGCTACGAACTTCTTTACTATAAAGATTACCAAAAGAAATAGTAACAGAACCTTCAGAATCATCCCTTGATTGAGGGTAAGTTCCAGCAAAAACCTCATTgatttgtgatttttgtttAGTGATTGTCAACGTCAAATCTTGAACAACAACAGAAAGTAATCCTGCTAAACACTGGGCAAATGCTATGCTTAAGTTGCTTGTTTCTGTGTTTTCAACATCTGCTGTTGAGAATGTTCCTCCTTTACTTCTCTTGGCAATACTTTGTAGCACCTTCATGCAATTAATGAGGgttttttagttgagttagtttttttgacatggtatcagaaatcAACGTAACAACAGATCATGGGTTTGAATCTCGATCAAcactcatttaaagtgaaataatGAGCGCCATATATGAGTAGGGCATGTGTGCATTCACACTTCTAGCCTAAAGAGTTCTTGTGGGAGcaggcgtgttagagtatataatatatactggggcttcaaccattaacttaaacttttggttgagttgatttcttgacaATTTTATTATACTCCTACTAAACTAGTTGGTTAGGGTGTGTGTTCGGCAAATAACTTTTTAATTAGctttttagttgaattttagcttttggtttttaatcagttcaaaagtttaaaaaatgtgtttgattattaatttttacactAGCTGAAAAATTAAATCTCGAACGAAAATCAAAGTGCTATTTTGAAGAGCTTTTTCATCATTGGCTTttttgcctaatttttctttaataaactaccaacaatcaacaataaatttttataaaaaaacgtTTTTAATGAATGGCATATACAACtagcaaaaaaattaattactacAAATACAACAAGTCAAACAAGACAACTGAATTGGACATTAAACCAATGGACAATTACTTATCAAATAAATGAGCCGACCACAACATGAATTTGAATCTAAGTCATTTGATTGTAAATCAATTGAACTCGATAAAACTTGCATATAATTTAGAGATGTTGACTAAAGGTACCAAAATATCCTTCCTAACATCCAAGTAACCAAATAATGAAAATCCAAAATAAGGGCAAAAGGACTAAATTAATTCGTCGTCCTATAGGCATGATTGATAGGGAAACTAGCTTGGTACTATGTACACAGAGCTTATTAGCTTTAACTATCagattaaactttaaattttattagtcAACTACTATGACATCAAAACGACCTAACGTAACAAACATAGTTCAAATATAATCTCATCTACTAATTTATTACAACCATCGACTAATCTTTTAGTTGAGTTTGTTTTATAGACGGTTCTTGTCAAGGACCAATAACCATATAAAAAGGAGTAAATCAAGTTACCTTAGGGTGATAATCTTGTCCCAAACCAAATGTATAAACAGGCACATTTCCAACATCAACTTGACTCCCATCCGCTTCATGTGGATATGGGTTACCATCTGACATAAGCATAACCGCGACCTCACGTCCCTTAACGAATCTTCGATCATTCAACACTTGTAAAGCCTCCTCTAAACCCGCCGTTATGTTGGTTCCGCCACCGGCTTCCAATTCATTAATAACATCTTCAATATTATCTCGAGCCTCTCTAGTCATCACTCGCAGAGGGCATAACCTTATGCCCTCTTTCGAGAATTTGATGACGGAGAGACGGTCAATTGGACTAAGTTTTTTTACTAAGAATTTTGTTGCTGTTTTTAAGTGATCCAATTTTTCTCCTTTCATGCTACCACTAACATCTAAGACCAAAATTATGTCAACCCCTGGTCTATCTTCCCCTGCTTCAGATCCTGTTAATTCTACTAATACTTTGAAATTGGTTTTTGTTAGTGGTGcatcttttttgttgtagtatGTTGCCTTGATTTTCCCAGCTATGAATGAATCAGAATCTGGTCCTGTAAAATATTCATTAACCCTTAtcacaacaatgtcaaagtctAGATCCTATCAATATGAGCTAGCTTGGTCATGTATTCTTATGATAGATCGTCTCTCGGTGGAAAAACTTCAAATAATGAGTCTATAttcttataatatatatgagaTGAATTATTTAATCTGTGTATGAGACTTGTCTCTCGGTAAGACTGTTTCATATAACAATTTGTTAATCAACAAGGGAAATCATATATCATCACATTAAAGGTTTGACTTACATATAAGTTTGATGGATTACTCATTCTATTACCAATTGATTTTAGGATGAAACTTTGTCGAGGTTTATATGCATTCAACTCTCCTTTTGTGTAAGTCTTGTTAAGTAAAAGCTCAATAAGTATATCATGATATAAGAGCTGAAATATCAATCTTCTACAAAAACAATTTGAGGGTTCAAAAAGAATGGGATTTCCACCCAATTAAAAAATATGGGTTCACATATAAGGGGGATTTGCAAAATATGGGTTCACATAAACAAACTAATGAGTAG
Coding sequences:
- the LOC130818259 gene encoding uncharacterized protein LOC130818259; translation: MGEKRGSICFFATYRPPVALDLYSLPYPSTHPQTELCLSDGQFYNYNGQIIPIPSLKKMLLHPKFVLESGATIDDVLSSRLSKGLVFVSERTQGLETLHIGLHFSDKTVKVLSFADVYGTFDGARLEDNGCFAGDYIVYVSTKDDPGQPHQPWTAVFRTHLSTGETERLTPPGQADLNPSVSPDGTKLAVASFEGKDGGWCGEIEDLQTNIIVINLDDPSERKMVVRDGGWPTWGSNDTLFFHRNIEKVKMAKRWGVFKVNISEGSKSETRITPENINAITPAAIDANTVVVATIRQPSKFGDNREEAQYRHIEVFEASANSNEPKDAKQKLTQTVRPLADHFNPFVIVDENGLKHIGYHRCKVTDNIDEYAVVETQFVKIKSPDEEIGVFRASGVFPTFSPDGSKLAFVDNEFKAVWVADKEGLRRVHEMEDSNSVFAPVWNQNPEKDVLYISKGPSFSKNEQVHICAIPIAAHGNQRRKQLTKRFNNAFPSTNPQGTKLVFRSTREGNKNLYIMEDAEVGEFGGGEITRLTNGEWTDTHCQWSSTGDWIVFASNRANPTAAQKEDLPDPGYFGIYLVKANNPDAWLKVIDSGYDTTQLGRGDLFAGHVSHPYFSPDGKSIVIAGDLAAVSCDPISLPLFVHSVRPYGDIFIVDLDTNKFEKNENLKFKRLTHGRYENSTAVWTKFSTDNTTAKWNLFLDKPTSGSCPYIDPTKGESFLVTGHLCIARRCC
- the LOC130818268 gene encoding E3 ubiquitin-protein ligase WAVH1-like; the encoded protein is MVQNYDDDERIDDVKEHVESGPDSDSFIAGKIKATYYNKKDAPLTKTNFKVLVELTGSEAGEDRPGVDIILVLDVSGSMKGEKLDHLKTATKFLVKKLSPIDRLSVIKFSKEGIRLCPLRVMTREARDNIEDVINELEAGGGTNITAGLEEALQVLNDRRFVKGREVAVMLMSDGNPYPHEADGSQVDVGNVPVYTFGLGQDYHPKVLQSIAKRSKGGTFSTADVENTETSNLSIAFAQCLAGLLSVVVQDLTLTITKQKSQINEVFAGTYPQSRDDSEGSVTISFGNLYSKEVRSILVDLVLDEVNKPKGTDVLEFTYSYKPPGGEKPYDAPPVFITVSRTGTPSEQENPEVLTEEARQHTAQKMKQAQVLADDKRFDDAKLTLNEAKTNLERNELDQSNPKIKSLQSEVNQFLKLMESPEIYEKLGRAFAFAAELSHSLQRFATRGDVNELRIFATASMDQFLEQVKKYEVNPEEPVPTLADDLKERIENDLMRDGVYGGDDHGYGNVQIDDGIVQFFRGVHGFFKSLLIKVVSLCNNN